A region from the Ammospiza nelsoni isolate bAmmNel1 chromosome 1, bAmmNel1.pri, whole genome shotgun sequence genome encodes:
- the UTP23 gene encoding rRNA-processing protein UTP23 homolog: MGVTRQKHAKKIMGFYKHNFQFREPFQVLLDGTFCQAALRNKIQIREQLPGYLGGATQLCTTRCVIKELESLGKALYGAKLIAQRFQVRSCSHHKNPVSGSACLLSMIEDGNPHHFFIATQDQELSKKVKRKPGIPLLFIIQNTMVLDKPSPKSLAFVQKLQTNQLVPEYQKQSIVELKEKEGLVKQEGEKRRKRKRAGGPNPLSCLKKKKKKTQEGQEPSAEKKKRRKRKRNRVKAEAMQSVQKNEGE, translated from the exons ATGGGGGTGACGAGACAAAAGCACGCGAAGAAGATCATGGGCTTCTACAAGCACAACTTCCAGTTCCGCGAGCccttccaggtgctgctggatggcaccttctGCCAGGCCGCGCTTCGCAACAAGATCCAGATCCGGGAGCAGCTGCCCGGGTACCTGGGCGGCGCCACGCAGCTCTGCACCACGCG ATGTGTCATAAAAGAACTTGAATCACTGGGGAAAGCACTGTATGGAGCAAAATTAATTGCCCAGAGATTTCAAGTTCGAAGCTGTTCTCACCATAAGAATCCTGTGAGTGGTTCAGCCTGTTTACTTTCCATGATTGAAGATGGCAACCCTCATCACTTCTTTATTGCCACACAG GACCAGGAGTTATCAAAGAAAGTGAAAAGGAAGCCTGGCATTCCTCTCCTCTTTATTATTCAGAACACTATGGTGCTAGACAAACCTTCTCCTAAATCTTTGGCATTTGTTCAAAAGTTGCAGACAAATCAGCTTGTTCCAGAGTACCAAAAACAAAGTATTGTGgagcttaaagaaaaagaaggactAGTAAAGCAAGAAGgtgaaaagagaaggaaacgCAAAAGGGCAGGAGGCCCCAATCCTCTCAGCtgtttgaagaagaaaaagaagaaaacacaggagGGTCAGGAGCCTTctgctgaaaagaagaaaagaagaaaaagaaaacgAAATAGAGTTAAAGCAGAAGCCATGCAGTCAGTGCAGAAGAATGAAGGAGAATAA